In Streptomyces erythrochromogenes, the DNA window TCGACCCGGCCAAGGTCGTCCGCAAGGGCCGCCTGCAGCCCGGCAAGATGTTCCTCGTCGACACCGCCCAGAAGCGGATCGTCGAGGACGACGAGATCAAGAACGAGCTCGCCTCCGCCGCCCCGTACGCCGAATGGCTGGAGACCGGCGAGATCGAGCTGACGGACCTGCCCGAGCGCGAGCACATCGTGCACACGCACGCCTCGGTCACCCGCCGCCAGCAGACCTTCGGCTACACCGAGGAAGAGCTGCGCGTCATCCTCGCGCCGATGGCCCGTACCGGCGGCGAGCCGCTCGGCTCCATGGGCACGGACTCCCCGATCGCGGCCCTGTCCGAGCGCCCCCGGCTGCTCTTCGACTACTTCACCCAGCTGTTCGCACAGGTCACCAACCCGCCGCTGGACGCCATCCGCGAGGAGCTCGTCACCTCGCTGCTCTCCTCGATCGGCCCGCAGTCCAACCTGCTGGAGCCGACCGCCGCGTCCTGCCGCAGCGTCACCCTGCCCTTCCCGGTGATCGACAACGACGAGCTGGCCAAGCTCATCCACATCAACGCCGACGGCGACATGCCCGGCATGAAGGCCGCCACGCTCTCCGGCCTCTACCGGGTCTCCGGCGGCGGCGAGGCGCTCGCCGCGCGGATCGAGGAGATCCGCGCCGAGGCCGACGCGGCGATCGCCAACGGCGCCCGCCTGATCGTCCTCTCGGACCGCCACTCGGACGCCGAGCACGCGCCGATCCCGTCGCTGCTGCTCACCGCCGCCGTGCACCACCACCTCATCGCCACCAAGCAGCGCACCCAGGTGGGCCTGCTGGTCGAGGCCGGCGACGTCCGCGAGGTCCACCACGTCGCCCTGCTCATCGGCTACGGCGCCGCCGCTGTCAACCCGTACCTCGCCATGGAGTCCGTCGAGGACCTGCTGCGCGCCGGTACCTTCCTGTCCGGCCTGGAGCCGGAGCAGGCCATCAAGAACCTGATCTACGCGCTCGGCAAGGGCGTCCTGAAGGTCATGTCCAAGATGGGCATCTCCACCGTCGCCTCCTACCGCGGCGCCCAGGTCTTCGAGGCAGTCGGCCTGAACGACGAGTTCGTCGAGACCTACTTCAACGGCACCGCCACCAAGATCGGCGGCGCCGGCCTGGACGTCATCGCCAAGGAGGTGGCCGCCCGCCACGCCAAGGCGTACCCCGTCTCCGGCGTCGCGGCCACGCACCGCGCCCTGGAGATCGGCGGCGAGTACCAGTGGCGCCGCGAGGGCGAGCCGCACCTGTTCGACCCGGAGACGGTCTTCCGCCTCCAGCACGCCACCCGCAACCGCCGGTACGACATCTTCCGGCAGTACACGGACCGCGTGAACGAGCAGTCCGAGCGCCTGATGACGCTCCGCGGCCTGTTCGGCTTCAAGTCCGACCGCGCGTCGATCTCCATCGACGAGGTCGAGCCGGTCTCCGAGATCGTCAAGCGCTTCTCCACCGGCGCCATGTCGTACGGCTCCATCTCCAAGGAGGCGCACGAGACCCTCGCCATCGCCATGAACCAGCTGGGCGCCAAGTCCAACACCGGTGAGGGCGGCGAGGACCCGGACCGCCTGTACGACCCGGCGCGCCGCTCCTCCATCAAGCAGGTCGCCTCCGGCCGCTTCGGTGTGACGAGCGAGTACCTGGTCAACGCGGACGACATCCAGATCAAGATGGCGCAGGGCGCCAAGCCCGGCGAGGGCGGCCAGCTGCCCGGCCACAAGGTCTACCCGTGGGTCGCCAAGACCCGGCACTCCACCCCGGGCGTCGGCCTGATCTCCCCGCCGCCGCACCACGACATCTACTCCATCGAGGACCTGGCCCAGCTGATCCACGACCTCAAGAACGCCAACCCGGTCGCCCGCATCCACGTGAAGCTGGTCTCCGAGGTCGGCGTCGGCACGGTCGCGGCGGGCGTCTCCAAGGCCCACGCGGACGTCGTCCTCATCTCCGGCCACGACGGCGGTACGGGCGCCTCCCCGCTCACCTCGCTCAAGCACGCGGGCGGCCCCTGGGAGCTCGGCCTCGCCGAGACCCAGCAGACCCTGCTGCTCAACGGCCTGCGCGACCGCATCGTCGTCCAGACCGACGGCCAGCTCAAGACCGGCCGCGACGTGGTCATCGCCGCGCTGCTCGGCGCCGAGGAGTTCGGTTTCGCGACCGCGCCGCTCGTCGTCTCCGGCTGCGTCATGATGCGCGTCTGCCACCTGGACACCTGCCCGGTCGGCATCGCCACCCAGAACCCGGTCCTGCGGGACCGCTTCTCCGGCAAGCCCGAGTTCGTCGTGAACTTCTTCGAGTTCATCGCGGAGGAGGTGCGCGAGATCCTCGCCGAGCTGGGCTTCCGCACGATCGAGGAGGCCGTCGGCCACGCCGAGCTGCTGGACACCACCAAGGCCGTCTCGCACTGGAAGGCGCAGGGTCTCGACCTGGAGCCGCTCTTCTACGTGCCCGAGCTGCCCGAGGGCGCGGTCCGCCACGCCCTGATCGAGCAGGACCACGGTCTGGAGAAGGCCCTCGACAACGAGCTGATCGAGCTCGCGTCCGACGCGCTGAACGCCGAGTCCGCCGAGGCGGCCCTGCCGGTCCGCGCCCAGGTCTCGATCCGGAACATCAACCGGACCGTCGGCACGATGCTCGGCCACCACGTCACCAAGAAGTTCGGTGGCGCGGGCCTGCCCGACAACACCATCGACCTGACCTTCACGGGCAGCGCCGGCCAGTCCTTCGGCGCCTTCGTGCCGAAGGGCATCACCCTCCGCCTGGAGGGCGACGCCAACGACTACGTCGGCAAGGGCCTCTCCGGCGGCCGGATCGTGGTCCGCCCGGACCGCGGCGCCGACCACCTCGCCGAGTACTCCACCATCGCCGGCAACACCATCGGCTACGGAGCCACCGGCGGCGAGATGTTCCTGCGCGGCCGCACCGGCGAGCGCTTCTGCGTCCGCAACTCCGGTGCCCTGGTCGTCTCGGAGGGCGTGGGCGACCACGGCTGCGAGTACATGACCGGCGGCACGGCGGTCGTCCTGGGCGAGACGGGCCGCAACTTCGCGGCCGGCATGTCGGGTGGCGTCGCGTACGTCATCGACCTCGACCCGCACAACGTCAACGTCGGCAACGCGGGCGCGGTCGAGGCCCTGTCCGACACCGACAAGCAGTGGCTGCACGATGTGGTGCGCCGCCACGAGGAGGAGACCGGCTCGACCGTGGCCGCGAAGCTCCTGGCTGACTGGTCCGTCGCGGTGGACCGGTTCAGCAAGATCATCCCCACCACGTACAAGGCAGTGCTCGCCGCCAAGGACGCCGCTGAGCTCGCCGGACTCTCGGAATCCGAGACCACGGAGAAGATGATGGAGGCGGCGACCAATGGCTGACCCGAAGGGCTTCCTCACCACCACGCGCGAGACCGCCTGCTCCCGTCCCGTCGCCGACCGGCTGAAGGACTGGAACGAGGTCTACGTCCCGGGCTCGCTGCTGCCGATCATCAGCAAGCAGGCCGGGCGCTGCATGGACTGCGGCATCCCGTTCTGCCACAACGGCTGCCCGCTCGGGAACCTGATCCCCGAGTGGAACGACTACGCCTACCGCGAGGACTGGGCGGCGGCGTCGGAGCGGCTGCACGCGACGAACAACTTCCCGGAGTTCACGGGCCGTCTGTGCCCGGCCCCGTGCGAGTCGGCGTGCGTGCTCGGCATCAACCAGCCGGCCGTCACCATCAAGAACGTCGAGGTCTCGATCATCGACAAGGCGTGGGACAACGGGGACGTCACCCCGCAGGCCCCCGAGCGCCTGTCCGGCAAGACCGTCGCCGTCATCGGCTCGGGCCCGGCCGGCCTGGCCGCCGCCCAGCAGCTGACCCGGGCCGGCCACACCGTGGTCGTGTACGAGCGCGCGGACCGCATCGGCGGCCTGCTCCGCTACGGCATCCCCGAGTTCAAGATGGAGAAGGTGCACATCAACCGCCGCATCGAGCAGATGCGCGCGGAGGGCACCAAGTTCCGCACCGGCATCGAGGTCGGCCGTGACATCACGGCGACCGACCTGCGCAAGCGTTTCGACGCGGTCGTCGTCGCGGCCGGCGCCACCGTCTCCCGCGACCTGCCGGTGCCGGGCCGCGAGCTCAAGGGCATCCACTTCGCGATGGAGTACCTGCCGCTCGCGAACAAGGTCCAGGAGGGCGACTTCCTGGCCCCGCCCATCACCGCCGAGGGCAAGCACGTGGTCGTCATCGGCGGCGGCGACACCGGCGCGGACTGCGTGGGCACCGCCCACCGCCAGGGCGCGGCCTCGGTCACGCAGCTGGAGATCATGCCGAAGCCGGGCGAGGACCGGAACGCCAACCAGCCGTGGCCGACCTTCCCGATGCTCTACAAGGTCACCTCGGCCCACGAGGAGGGCGGCGAGCGGGTCTACTCCGTCTCCACCACCCACTTCGAGGGCGACGAGGACGGCAACGTCCAGGCCCTGCACCTGGTCGAGGTCGAGTTCGTCGACGGCAAGCTCGTCCAGAAGCCCGGCACGGAGCGCGTCCTCCCCGCGCAGCTGGTGACCCTGGCGATGGGCTTCACGGGCACCGACCAGGCGAACGGCCTGGTCCAGCAGTTCGGTGTGGAGCTGGACGCCCGCGGCAACATCGACCGCGACGCCTCCTATGCGACCAACGTCGACGGCGTCTTCGTCGCCGGCGACGCGGGCCGCGGCCAGTCGCTCATCGTCTGGGCCATCGCGGAGGGCCGCTCGGCCGCCCGCGGCGTGGACCGCTTCCTGACCGGCAGCAGCGCCCTCCCGTACCCGGTCAAGCCGACGGACCGCTCGCTGACGGTGTAGCACCGGCAGTACCCCCGCCGCGCGAAGGGCGGGACCCCTCATACGGTCCGTACAACGGCGTACGGAACACCCGACGCAGCGCCCGCCACGTCCCCGACCAGGGGTGGCGGGCGCTGTGGCGCTTTTGGGGCTACTCGGGCTGCACTACCGTGGCGCCCCAGCGGGTGGCCGGGGCCGAAGCGGTCACCGAGGCCTGGAAGCCGCCCCGGAGGCCGGTGCCGAGGGGGACGGTGACCCGCGCCGGGTCGCTCTCGGGGCAGTCGACCGTGAAGGGGGCCGGGTCGCGGTCCGGGTGGTTCTCGAGGTGGAAGGCCACCTCTATGGTGCCGCCGCCCGCGCAGCCGAAGGTGATGAACGTGTCCAGCCAGGGCGCGAGACCGCCCGAGACGAAGCCGCTGGAACCGGCCAGCTCGGGGATCCAGATCAGCCCGTCGGGTCCCGGGTACCCGACGATCTCGTCCCCCGGCGAGGCCTGGGCCGTGCCGGCCGCGAGCGTCAGCGTGAGTGCGGCGGTCAGCGCGGTGATGGCGGCGGCCCTGCCGCGCCCGTGTGCCTGCTTCATGTGATCCCCCATGGTGTCCTCGGTTCCGGCTGAACACCGTTCACGCTAACCAGAGGCACTGACAACGGTGTTCGCGCGCGACATGGCGTCATGGCTTTGAGTAGTCACATCGGAACGTTCCGTTGCCCTACGCTTTTCCGTGGAGCAAGGGCACTGCGAAGGCGGGGAGTTGGCTCATGGCCAAGCCGAATGACGAGGGTGGGGCGCAGACGCCGGAGGAGTTCGCCCGCGAGGAACTGCGGCGGCATCGCGAGACGGCCGGCCTGACCCAGGCCGCGCTGGGCGAGCGGATCTTCGCCACCGGGTCGTACGTCGGTCAGATGGAGGGCGGCCAGCGCCGCCTGCGGCCGGAACTGGCGGCCATGATCGACAAGGAATTCGACACAGGGGACTACTTCGTCCGCTTGTCCAGGGCGTTCAGGTCCAAGCAGGTGGAGGACTTCGCCGCCGTCGCCCAGCTGGAACGCGTCGCGACCGCCATCTACGACTACAGCGCCACGCTGGTTCCCGGATTGCTGCAGACGGCGGACTACGGCCGGGCCGTCATGCGGGGCGGCAACCCCACCGCGCCCGCCGAGTACGTCGACGGCCTGTGCACGTTCCGTCTGGAGCGAGCCCGGCTCCTCGATGATCCGGTGAGGCCTCAGTTGTGGGTCATCCTGCACGAGGCGGTGCTGCAGACGGTGATCGGGGGCCCCGGCGTAATGGCTGCGCAGCTGCGGCACATCGCCTCGTACGTTCGTGCCCATCGGATCACCGTGCAGGTCGTGCCGTTCTCCGCCGGAGCCCAAGGCGTTCTGGGCTCGCTGGTCAGCATCATGCAGTTCGCCGACTCGCCCGACGTGACCTACAGCGAGGGGCCCTGTGTGGGGCAGCTGTACGACGAAGTGGACCTGGTCCGCCGCCACTGGCAGCGGTACGACCTCACCAGGGCGGCAGCGCTGTCGCCGGAGGTCTCTCTGGCCCGCATCGAGTCGGCGGCGGAGGAGTACGCGACGCGCGCGCAGACGTGAAGGCGAGTTCGCACCGAAACCAGCCGTCGCGACGGTTGATCTCCCCGGTCCGGCCCCCGTTCCGTGACGGCAAGCTGGCCGGTGTCGGGCCCGTTCTCGTGTTCCCCGTCGGCCCGTGGGCGTCGTTCATTGCGGCCGTGAAGCTTCCGGCCTCGGCGCCGTGAAAATCCGTTGCGCGGACCGCCGCGGCCACTGCTACGTTTCCGCCAGGCCGTGCGACAGCAGGAGGAGGTGGTACCCGTGAACGCAGTATCGACATGGGTGCTCCCCTCCGGGGTCACGGTCGGACGGTAGGCAGGTCGTCCGGGAGCGCCGTCAGCGCGCATTCCCGAAGGGCACGACCATGCATTTCACCTCCGAACGCCGCCTCGACGACGGCGTCCTCGAACGCGAATTCACCCTCGGCGAGATCCCCGGCACCCTGTGGACGCCCGAGTCCGCCGCCCCCGTCCCGCTGATCCTGATGGCCCACAACAACGGCCTGCCCAAGAGCGCGGCCCGGCTGGTGGCGCGGGCCCGGCACTCCGCGGCCCGCGGCTATGCCGTGGCGAGCATCGACGCCGTCGGGTGCGGCGACCGGCCGCGTTCCGCCGCCGACGAGCAGGCTCGCGCCGAGCTCCGCCGGGCGATGCAGGCCGGCGAGGCGGTCGACGGGATCTTCGAGTCCATGATCGGCCCGCTGGTCGAAAAGGCCGTCCCGGACTGGCGGACCACCCTGGACGCCCTCCTCGAACTGCCCGGGATCGACGGTCCGGTCGGGTACTCGGGGTGGACCGCCCTCGGGATCCGCCTCGCGGCGGTCGAGCCGCGCATCGCGGCCGCCGGCTTCTTCGCCGGGGGCTACGTGCCCCGCGCCCAGCGCGAGGAGGCCCGGCAGGTCACCGTTCCTCTGCTGTTCCTGCTGCAGTGGGACGACGAAGGGAACCCCCGGCAACGGACCCTTGACCTGTTCGACGCCTTCGGCACCGAGGAGAAGACGCTGCACGCCAACCTGGGCGGACACACCGGCACTCCGTGGTTCGAGGTGGAGGACGGGAACCGGTTCTTCGACCGCCACCTGAAGTAGAACGGTCTGCACCGCCGGCCCCTGCCGAACTCCCGGGCAGGGGCCGGATCCGTCCGCGGGTCTTCGACTGGCAGGGTCGGGTGCATGGATTGCATCTTCTGCGGACTCATCCGTGAAGGCACCGCGAGCTGGGTGGCTCGCGGTCCGGTTGCCTGTGCCTTCACCCCACTGAACCCGCTCGCGCCGGGCCACACTCTGGTGGTTCCCACGCTCCACTACGCAGACGTTTTCGAGACCCCGCCCGAGGCGCTCGCCGCGGTGACGGCACTGGTTCAGCGCGTCGCCGGGGCGGCCCGGAACGCCCTGGACGCCTCGGGAGTGAACATCCTCAGCGCCAGCGGTCCGGGATCGGAGCAGTCGGTGCCCCACCTGCACTTCCACGTCGTTCCGCGGTGGGCGGACGACGGTTTGTCGACCTGGCCCGCCGGGCGCTCCGCGCATCGCGTCACCGGCGATGCAGGAGCGAGGATCGCCGAGGCCCTGGCGTGACCTCGGGCGTCGATCCTGGAAGCGACGGGCCCGTTCGCACAGGGGCGCCACAAAACCGGTGGAGCCGCCCCGCTGTGCGCCGTTACCGTGCTGGCGGACAAGTCGTCGAGGCAAGGACGTCCCGTTGTACACCCTGTGAGACCCCCCGAGTGCTGATTCGTCGCGCGTCGCGCATGTGCGCCGCGCTCCTTTCTGCTGCGGTCTTCTCACTGGAACCGGTGTACTTCTGTGCTCAATACCTGGGTGGTCGCTCCCACCTGCCTGCCGCTCGTTCTCCGCCGATGCCACACGTGCGCGTCCGAGCGCTTCCGGGCGAACGGCAAATTTCGTGTCAACGCCAACCACAAGCTCCTCGACGCCTGGCTCCTCGTGCTCTGCTCCGCTTGCGGGGACACGGCGAAACTCACGGTCCTGGAGCGGGTGCACGTGCGCTCCGTACGACCCGAGCTGCTGGACCGACTGCATGACAACGACCCGAGCCTGGCAGGCGAACTGCTCCAGGATCCGGTCGTGCGGCGCCGCAATCACATCTCCCTCGACTGGGACGGCGCCTGGCGCCTCGACACCGGCGGATCGGACCACCTGGACCGCGAGGTGATCGACGTCTCGGTCCGCTTCGCAGCGCGGATCCCGGTCCGGCCGGTGCGGTTGATCTCTGAGGGGTGCGGTCTTTCACGGGCCGAGGTCGAGAGACTGATCACGGACGGGAAGCTCGTCTCGGCGGTCCGGCTGAGCGGCAGGATCTCAGGAGACTTCACCTTCACGCTCAAGCGCTGACCCTTACCCGGGCGCCCAGGGCCTGTCCGGCGGATCCGCCGGACAGGCCCTGGGGCGATACGGCTCTAGAGGGCCAGGCCCCCGCCGCCCGGCTCGTCCTCCGGCTCCGGGTCCTCGCGCGGCGGTTCGTCGTCGTTGCCCCGGCGCTGGGTGCGCAGGCCGTGCTCCGGGAGCCAGGTCCGCACCACCAGGTCGTCGCCCTCGATGCCGATGTGGACGACCTCCGTGAGGTCGGCGTAGAAGAGGTGGAAGGGGTGCGGGGTCTCCGTCTCCTCCGCGTACCGGTGGAGTTCGGGCGGGTCCACGAGCTCCACCGCTCGCCCGGAGATCCGTACGTCCCCGTCCGGCATGGTCTCGCCCTCGCCCGGATTGGTGTGCAGGGCGAAGCGCGGGTCGCGCTGCAGGTCCCGGGCCTTCATCGAGCCGGCCATCATCCCCAACCACAGCTCGCCGCCCCGGATGTCGACGTTCAGGCCGGTCACCCGGGGGGAGCCGTCCTTGCGCAGGGTCGCCAGCACGTGGTGCGGGTACTGCGCGAAGCGGGCCTCGACGGCCGCCGCGAAGTCCGGTTCCGCCTTCTCGAACACTGCCCAACTGGTATGCGTCATACGTCCATCAAAGCGCGGGCACCGGCGGGCCCGGGTCAGGCGCGCACGATGCCCGCACCGCGTGCCGCCGCCAGCCAGGCCGGGAACTCCCCGACGAGGCGGTCGTACAGTTCGCCGTCCGGCACGGTGCGGGGGTCCTGGCCGGCGTGGAAGTAGCCCGCGTTGTCCACGGGCCGCTTCGCGGGCACGGGCAGCTCGTCCAGCCGGCGCAGGAAGTCGAACTGCGTGCTGCGGGTGTTGCCGAAGCCGACGAACTGCCAGAAGAGCGGCAGCCGGGCCGCCTTGCACAGGTACCTCTCGGCGGCGAGCTTGTTGATCGGCCCGCCGTCGGTCTGGAAGACGACGAGTGCGGGGGCCGTCGCACCGGAGTCGAGGTAGTGGTCGATCACCGCGTCCATCGCCGCGTGGTAGGCGGTCTTGCCCATGTGGCCGAGGCGGGACGCGATCTCGGTGACCCGGCCCTCGTGCCCGGCCAGGGAGATCTCCTCCACCGCGTCGACCTCGGTGGAGAAGAACACCACCGGCACGCGGGCGTCGTCGTCCAGGTGCGCGGACAGTCCCAGCACCCGGTCCGCGAGGGCCTGCACGCTGCCGTCCTGGTAGTACGGGCGCATCGACCCGGAGTAGTCCAGGACCAGGTAGACGGCGGCACGTCCGCCCTCCAGGCCGTACTTCCGCAGGGATATCCCGGCCGTCTTGTAGAGGCTCACGAGGGCCGGAGCCGACTCCTCGACCTTGCGGAGGCTGATGGCGCTGCTCGTCATGGGGCGAGGGTACGGGGAAGGCCGCGGGCCCCGGTCACTTCGGGCGCTTGGCCTGGGCTTCCTTGAGGAGCTGCGCGTACGGCGTCTGGACCGTTGAGCCGCGTATGAAGGCCAGGCCGTACCGGTCGATCGCCTTTGTCTGCTGAATGATTTGGTTGAACAGGAAGCCCTTCTTCTTTTCGCCCGGACTGCCGACATCGACATAGACGAACGGTCGGCCAAGGTACAGCCACCAGACCGTCACGCGCTCCCGCCCGCGCGTCAAATTCAGGAGTTCGCTGCTCTGGGATATGTTTGACTGGTATCTGAAGTACTCTTTTTTCTTTGCTATTGGGCCCGGCGGGTCGTCGTCTTTTTTTTCCTCCTTGAGTTTTCCCCGCCATTTTCCGGTGGCGAAATCGGTGTCCAGTCT includes these proteins:
- a CDS encoding dienelactone hydrolase family protein: MHFTSERRLDDGVLEREFTLGEIPGTLWTPESAAPVPLILMAHNNGLPKSAARLVARARHSAARGYAVASIDAVGCGDRPRSAADEQARAELRRAMQAGEAVDGIFESMIGPLVEKAVPDWRTTLDALLELPGIDGPVGYSGWTALGIRLAAVEPRIAAAGFFAGGYVPRAQREEARQVTVPLLFLLQWDDEGNPRQRTLDLFDAFGTEEKTLHANLGGHTGTPWFEVEDGNRFFDRHLK
- the gltB gene encoding glutamate synthase large subunit; this encodes MDGRPAQQGMYDPRNEKDACGVGFVANLTGEATHTLVEQALTVLRNLEHRGATGSEPDSGDGAGILSQVPDAFLREVAGFELPEAGAYAVGIAFLPADGTAQAVAAEQIEAIAAEENLTVLGWREVPVTPDLLGNGARATMPAFRQLFVSGGTSRTESGGGSTGIELDRKAFVLRKRAEREAGVYFPSLSARTIVYKGMLTTGQLEPFFPDLSDRRFASALALVHSRFSTNTFPSWPLAHPYRFVAHNGEINTVKGNRNWMKARESQLASDAFGDGVLDRIFPICTPDASDSASFDEVLELLHLGGRSLPHSVLMMIPEAWENHTSMDPARRAFYQYHSTLMEPWDGPACVTFTDGTQVGAVLDRNGLRPGRYWVTDDGLVVLGSEVGVLDIDPAKVVRKGRLQPGKMFLVDTAQKRIVEDDEIKNELASAAPYAEWLETGEIELTDLPEREHIVHTHASVTRRQQTFGYTEEELRVILAPMARTGGEPLGSMGTDSPIAALSERPRLLFDYFTQLFAQVTNPPLDAIREELVTSLLSSIGPQSNLLEPTAASCRSVTLPFPVIDNDELAKLIHINADGDMPGMKAATLSGLYRVSGGGEALAARIEEIRAEADAAIANGARLIVLSDRHSDAEHAPIPSLLLTAAVHHHLIATKQRTQVGLLVEAGDVREVHHVALLIGYGAAAVNPYLAMESVEDLLRAGTFLSGLEPEQAIKNLIYALGKGVLKVMSKMGISTVASYRGAQVFEAVGLNDEFVETYFNGTATKIGGAGLDVIAKEVAARHAKAYPVSGVAATHRALEIGGEYQWRREGEPHLFDPETVFRLQHATRNRRYDIFRQYTDRVNEQSERLMTLRGLFGFKSDRASISIDEVEPVSEIVKRFSTGAMSYGSISKEAHETLAIAMNQLGAKSNTGEGGEDPDRLYDPARRSSIKQVASGRFGVTSEYLVNADDIQIKMAQGAKPGEGGQLPGHKVYPWVAKTRHSTPGVGLISPPPHHDIYSIEDLAQLIHDLKNANPVARIHVKLVSEVGVGTVAAGVSKAHADVVLISGHDGGTGASPLTSLKHAGGPWELGLAETQQTLLLNGLRDRIVVQTDGQLKTGRDVVIAALLGAEEFGFATAPLVVSGCVMMRVCHLDTCPVGIATQNPVLRDRFSGKPEFVVNFFEFIAEEVREILAELGFRTIEEAVGHAELLDTTKAVSHWKAQGLDLEPLFYVPELPEGAVRHALIEQDHGLEKALDNELIELASDALNAESAEAALPVRAQVSIRNINRTVGTMLGHHVTKKFGGAGLPDNTIDLTFTGSAGQSFGAFVPKGITLRLEGDANDYVGKGLSGGRIVVRPDRGADHLAEYSTIAGNTIGYGATGGEMFLRGRTGERFCVRNSGALVVSEGVGDHGCEYMTGGTAVVLGETGRNFAAGMSGGVAYVIDLDPHNVNVGNAGAVEALSDTDKQWLHDVVRRHEEETGSTVAAKLLADWSVAVDRFSKIIPTTYKAVLAAKDAAELAGLSESETTEKMMEAATNG
- a CDS encoding helix-turn-helix domain-containing protein, whose protein sequence is MAKPNDEGGAQTPEEFAREELRRHRETAGLTQAALGERIFATGSYVGQMEGGQRRLRPELAAMIDKEFDTGDYFVRLSRAFRSKQVEDFAAVAQLERVATAIYDYSATLVPGLLQTADYGRAVMRGGNPTAPAEYVDGLCTFRLERARLLDDPVRPQLWVILHEAVLQTVIGGPGVMAAQLRHIASYVRAHRITVQVVPFSAGAQGVLGSLVSIMQFADSPDVTYSEGPCVGQLYDEVDLVRRHWQRYDLTRAAALSPEVSLARIESAAEEYATRAQT
- a CDS encoding DUF1062 domain-containing protein codes for the protein MLNTWVVAPTCLPLVLRRCHTCASERFRANGKFRVNANHKLLDAWLLVLCSACGDTAKLTVLERVHVRSVRPELLDRLHDNDPSLAGELLQDPVVRRRNHISLDWDGAWRLDTGGSDHLDREVIDVSVRFAARIPVRPVRLISEGCGLSRAEVERLITDGKLVSAVRLSGRISGDFTFTLKR
- a CDS encoding VWA domain-containing protein; this encodes MTSSAISLRKVEESAPALVSLYKTAGISLRKYGLEGGRAAVYLVLDYSGSMRPYYQDGSVQALADRVLGLSAHLDDDARVPVVFFSTEVDAVEEISLAGHEGRVTEIASRLGHMGKTAYHAAMDAVIDHYLDSGATAPALVVFQTDGGPINKLAAERYLCKAARLPLFWQFVGFGNTRSTQFDFLRRLDELPVPAKRPVDNAGYFHAGQDPRTVPDGELYDRLVGEFPAWLAAARGAGIVRA
- a CDS encoding HIT family protein, with translation MDCIFCGLIREGTASWVARGPVACAFTPLNPLAPGHTLVVPTLHYADVFETPPEALAAVTALVQRVAGAARNALDASGVNILSASGPGSEQSVPHLHFHVVPRWADDGLSTWPAGRSAHRVTGDAGARIAEALA
- a CDS encoding pyridoxamine 5'-phosphate oxidase family protein, whose product is MTHTSWAVFEKAEPDFAAAVEARFAQYPHHVLATLRKDGSPRVTGLNVDIRGGELWLGMMAGSMKARDLQRDPRFALHTNPGEGETMPDGDVRISGRAVELVDPPELHRYAEETETPHPFHLFYADLTEVVHIGIEGDDLVVRTWLPEHGLRTQRRGNDDEPPREDPEPEDEPGGGGLAL
- a CDS encoding glutamate synthase subunit beta translates to MADPKGFLTTTRETACSRPVADRLKDWNEVYVPGSLLPIISKQAGRCMDCGIPFCHNGCPLGNLIPEWNDYAYREDWAAASERLHATNNFPEFTGRLCPAPCESACVLGINQPAVTIKNVEVSIIDKAWDNGDVTPQAPERLSGKTVAVIGSGPAGLAAAQQLTRAGHTVVVYERADRIGGLLRYGIPEFKMEKVHINRRIEQMRAEGTKFRTGIEVGRDITATDLRKRFDAVVVAAGATVSRDLPVPGRELKGIHFAMEYLPLANKVQEGDFLAPPITAEGKHVVVIGGGDTGADCVGTAHRQGAASVTQLEIMPKPGEDRNANQPWPTFPMLYKVTSAHEEGGERVYSVSTTHFEGDEDGNVQALHLVEVEFVDGKLVQKPGTERVLPAQLVTLAMGFTGTDQANGLVQQFGVELDARGNIDRDASYATNVDGVFVAGDAGRGQSLIVWAIAEGRSAARGVDRFLTGSSALPYPVKPTDRSLTV